The nucleotide window CGGCTACGTAAATAAGATGGTGCCTGTTCACAATCAACCTTACGTAAACGGAATCCTAAGTTTTGAATTGCTGATAAAACATTGCTCGCTAAACGAGTCGGTTGAATATTGATAAAGTCTTTATCTGTTGGATCGATTGCATTTTTAATGTCTAAGCCTGTTTGAATCCATACACGTGATTGGCCAGTGGTAACGGGAACAATCGCAGGTAAAGGGAGAGAAAAAGGAATTTCACGTTTTTCATTTGCTTGAATTGTGAATGGCTCATTAATTTTGTGTTTTTGTAAAACGGCTGTGTCTGTAACTTTTTTATCATCAATTTCACGAATATAGTTTGTGTAAAGAGATAAATAAATCGCATCAATTTGCTGTTCAGTATTACCGCCAACAATTTCCACAACACCTGTAATTGTTTCGTTAATTGAATACGTAGACTTGTGTAATTTTGTATCGACAGTAGCTGCACCGATACCAACACTTGCTAATACTTTGTTAAAAAGAGACATTATAATTCCTCCGTCTGTAATTGAGTTAATTACTATACGGTCGAATGTATCAGGAAGTTTCATTCCTAATAAAAAATCATCGCTTATTTTTAAGCGATGATTATAACTATCATTTTATTCACCATCAATTGTAAATATGATGCGTAAACCATTTGGGTCAACTGTTGAAAATGCTTGTGTACCACCATGAATTGGTGCTCCAACATAGTTTTCAATAGCATACCCATTTTCGTGTAGATTTTGTTTAACTGCTTCTGCATAATCGGCATTTTTTAAGACGATAGTGAAAGAATTTAAACCAACCATATCATCTGTTGGTGCATGCCCGTTTGCACTGTTCCACGTATTTAAGCCAAAATGATGATGATATTTTCCTGTAGAAACGAATAACGCCTGAGCACCATAACGAGTAACAACATTGTAATTTAAAACGTTTGTATAAAATTGTTCAGATTTATCAAGGTTAGCTACGGATAAATGCACATGTCCCATTACTGTGTCTTCTGGTAGACCGGCCCATTTACCATCTGC belongs to Solibacillus sp. FSL R7-0682 and includes:
- a CDS encoding sporulation protein; amino-acid sequence: MSLFNKVLASVGIGAATVDTKLHKSTYSINETITGVVEIVGGNTEQQIDAIYLSLYTNYIREIDDKKVTDTAVLQKHKINEPFTIQANEKREIPFSLPLPAIVPVTTGQSRVWIQTGLDIKNAIDPTDKDFINIQPTRLASNVLSAIQNLGFRLRKVDCEQAPSYLRSRSPIVQEFEFTPTNNTYRRYLDELEVVFLDQSPNAVEVLLQVDRRARGLGGFLSEALDMDESFIRLTLFENDNLSTKIAQAIENKMR